A genomic region of Mycobacterium senriense contains the following coding sequences:
- a CDS encoding SCP-2 sterol transfer family protein, producing MAERISALLRRSLEHLEDEVPDSYRLLVAALGPMAVELDVDGETFSLSGGPRLRVSDGAAQPAGARIATSRVTILDLLDARVGLGQAVENGRVRVRGPLDDVQRAHDSLLAYVHAAVRAPSQPTLLSELRAGAPCPSA from the coding sequence ATGGCTGAACGGATTTCGGCGCTATTGCGGCGCTCACTCGAGCACCTGGAGGACGAGGTGCCCGACAGCTACCGATTGCTGGTCGCAGCGCTCGGCCCGATGGCGGTCGAACTCGACGTCGACGGCGAGACGTTTTCGCTGAGCGGTGGTCCTCGACTTCGGGTGTCGGACGGGGCGGCGCAGCCGGCCGGCGCCCGGATCGCCACCTCGCGAGTCACCATCCTCGACCTGCTCGATGCCAGGGTGGGGCTTGGCCAGGCCGTGGAGAACGGCAGGGTGCGCGTACGCGGTCCGCTCGATGACGTCCAGCGTGCGCACGACTCGCTGCTGGCGTACGTCCACGCCGCGGTCCGGGCCCCCTCGCAGCCCACACTCCTGTCCGAACTTCGCGCGGGGGCACCATGTCCGAGCGCATAA